A window of the Desulfovibrio sp. Fe33 genome harbors these coding sequences:
- a CDS encoding MBL fold metallo-hydrolase, with the protein MELTFLVDNNALVGSQFMAEAGLSMFIEADGRRVLFDTGYSDAFLVNAGRKGIDLLRLDWIALSHGHFDHTWGLDMLVRQYFQAAVNRRPHGRPGLVAHPKALLSKRKAVVPELGMLIGEDRLSRLFDLTLSREPVRLSDSLTTLGEIERVMDFEPRSTLGERLEEDGYVPDDLPDDTALAYVTDTGLVVIAGCAHSGICNTVEQARRVTGVDRVRAVLGGFHLQKAGPERLAPTADYLAGLDLEGLWCCHCTDLAAKIGLAAKCPVREVGSGLTLTF; encoded by the coding sequence GTGGAACTGACTTTTCTGGTGGACAACAATGCGTTGGTGGGCAGCCAGTTCATGGCCGAGGCCGGACTCTCCATGTTTATCGAGGCCGACGGGCGGCGGGTGCTGTTCGACACCGGGTATTCGGACGCCTTTCTGGTCAACGCCGGACGCAAGGGCATCGACCTGCTGCGTCTGGACTGGATAGCCCTTTCCCACGGTCATTTCGACCATACCTGGGGGCTGGACATGCTGGTCCGCCAGTATTTTCAGGCGGCGGTCAACCGGAGGCCGCACGGCCGTCCCGGGCTGGTCGCGCACCCCAAGGCGCTGCTGTCCAAGCGCAAGGCCGTGGTGCCGGAACTGGGGATGCTGATTGGAGAGGACCGGCTGTCCAGGCTGTTTGATCTGACCCTTTCGCGGGAGCCCGTCAGGCTGTCGGACTCCCTGACGACCCTGGGCGAGATCGAGCGGGTCATGGACTTCGAGCCGAGGTCCACCCTGGGCGAGCGCTTGGAGGAAGACGGCTACGTGCCGGACGACCTCCCGGACGACACGGCCCTGGCGTATGTCACGGATACCGGCCTGGTGGTCATCGCGGGTTGCGCCCATTCCGGCATCTGCAACACCGTGGAGCAGGCCCGGAGGGTCACGGGCGTGGACCGGGTGCGCGCCGTCCTGGGCGGCTTCCATTTGCAGAAGGCCGGACCCGAACGGCTGGCCCCCACGGCGGACTACCTGGCGGGCCTGGACCTGGAAGGGCTGTGGTGCTGCCACTGCACCGACCTGGCCGCTAAGATCGGCCTGGCCGCGAAATGCCCGGTCAGGGAAGTCGGCTCGGGCCTGACCCTGACGTTCTAG
- a CDS encoding thermonuclease family protein produces MFRRNSHFLLSLLVPTFLFACFSSGALAADISVRFLNVLDGDSLRVEYRGDALEVRLIGVDAPEYRQEFSRKAREFSLRFCHRKTLRLEFDRQRRDRYGRTLAYVYDGERMLNEEIVRAGLAIPVKIKPNARHYSRFKLAEKEARAKRHGFWRKGGLDMTPAQWRKTHPKR; encoded by the coding sequence ATGTTTCGCCGCAACTCCCATTTCCTCCTTTCGCTGCTCGTCCCGACCTTCCTCTTCGCCTGCTTTTCCTCCGGGGCCTTGGCCGCCGACATCTCCGTACGCTTCCTGAACGTCCTCGACGGCGACTCCCTGCGCGTGGAATACCGGGGCGACGCCCTTGAAGTGCGCCTCATCGGCGTGGACGCGCCTGAATACAGGCAGGAGTTCAGCCGCAAGGCCAGGGAGTTCTCCCTTCGTTTCTGCCACCGCAAGACCCTGCGCCTGGAGTTCGACAGGCAGCGCCGGGACCGGTATGGCCGCACCCTGGCCTACGTGTACGACGGCGAACGGATGCTCAACGAGGAGATCGTGCGCGCGGGTCTGGCCATCCCCGTCAAGATCAAGCCGAACGCCCGCCACTATTCCCGCTTCAAGCTGGCCGAAAAGGAAGCCCGTGCGAAACGGCACGGCTTCTGGAGAAAGGGAGGGCTCGACATGACCCCTGCCCAGTGGCGCAAGACCCATCCGAAACGATAG
- a CDS encoding PAS domain-containing sensor histidine kinase: MTSSKFSGRAADPEPERAEEREKLIGLGRRSISKSYYPELRSRLDELEHFRALLDRVNDAILVVDADTGIILDVSGSADSLLGCDSDRLRGVRFSDILPLHIGRFANNLFHNNTRMLCLETEFFSPVDPDRPPVPVDLTLSLVSFRDKRQAIIVARDISERKQNERALKRSHDQLENRVRERTRELDRANRAKSEFLSTVSHELRTPLTAVLGFAKITGKKLGNSIFPAIEAFADQDLKNEMAMVRKNLEIIASEGRRLTLLINDVLDLAKMEAQRVEYAMAPIHPEEFINRTVEATSSLFDASGLPLRLDIEPELPMVEGDAGRLMQVMVNLFSNAVKFTSNGSVSCAACAVDGSLRISVADTGVGIHPECFESIFEEFTQAGQCQSDRPAGTGLGLAICKHIVEGHGGRIWVESRVGTGSTFIFTLPVLKKV; encoded by the coding sequence ATGACCTCATCGAAATTTTCAGGCAGAGCCGCTGACCCGGAGCCGGAACGGGCCGAAGAACGCGAGAAGCTCATCGGCCTGGGCAGGCGGTCCATCAGCAAGAGCTATTACCCGGAGCTCAGGAGCAGGCTGGACGAGCTTGAGCATTTTCGCGCCCTGCTGGACCGGGTCAACGACGCCATCCTCGTGGTGGACGCGGACACCGGGATCATCCTGGATGTCTCGGGTTCGGCCGACTCCCTGCTCGGCTGCGATTCGGACCGGCTCCGCGGCGTGCGCTTCAGCGATATCCTGCCGCTCCACATAGGACGCTTCGCCAACAATCTCTTTCACAACAATACCAGAATGCTGTGTCTGGAAACCGAATTCTTCAGCCCGGTCGATCCGGACAGGCCGCCCGTTCCGGTGGACCTGACCCTCAGCCTGGTTTCCTTCCGGGACAAGCGCCAGGCCATCATCGTGGCCAGGGACATCAGCGAGCGGAAGCAGAACGAGCGCGCCCTCAAGCGTAGTCACGACCAGCTTGAAAACCGCGTTCGCGAACGGACCCGGGAGCTGGACCGCGCCAACCGGGCCAAGTCCGAATTTTTGTCCACCGTTTCCCATGAGCTGCGAACTCCGCTGACCGCCGTGCTCGGCTTCGCCAAGATCACCGGCAAGAAGCTCGGCAACTCGATCTTTCCGGCCATCGAGGCCTTTGCGGACCAGGATTTGAAAAACGAGATGGCGATGGTCCGCAAGAATCTCGAGATCATCGCCAGCGAGGGGCGGCGGCTTACCCTGCTCATCAATGACGTCCTCGACCTGGCCAAGATGGAGGCCCAACGCGTCGAGTACGCCATGGCCCCTATTCATCCCGAGGAGTTCATCAACAGGACCGTGGAGGCCACCTCGTCCCTGTTCGATGCTTCGGGGCTTCCCCTGCGGCTGGACATCGAGCCGGAACTGCCCATGGTCGAGGGTGACGCGGGCAGGCTCATGCAGGTAATGGTCAACCTTTTTTCCAACGCGGTTAAATTCACCTCGAACGGCAGCGTCTCCTGCGCGGCGTGCGCCGTCGACGGCAGCCTGCGCATCAGCGTGGCCGACACCGGCGTCGGCATTCATCCGGAATGCTTCGAATCCATTTTTGAGGAATTCACCCAGGCGGGCCAGTGTCAGAGCGACCGTCCGGCGGGCACCGGTCTCGGTCTGGCCATCTGCAAGCACATCGTGGAGGGACACGGCGGGCGCATCTGGGTCGAGAGCAGGGTGGGGACCGGCAGCACGTTCATATTCACCCTGCCTGTCCTGAAAAAGGTTTAG
- the ercA gene encoding alcohol dehydrogenase-like regulatory protein ErcA has product MPGGNHSELRKFVAPEFVFGDGAAMLAGQYAANLSAQKTLVVSGPILESIGWTGRIVDSLTREGVNCVVFTGVSPNPRHEEVMEGAEVYRREGCDAIVAVGGGSPMDCAKAIGIVCTNDRHVLEFEGVDNVDRPGPPLICIPTTAGTAADVSQFCIISDQDRKIKIAIVSKTMVPDVALIDPRLTVTMDGHLTAHTGLDALTHAAEAYVSNASSAVTDLNALESMRLIRTHLRAAVERPDDMLARTGMMLASTYAGLAFSNAILGAVHAMAHSLGGLLDLPHGLCNAILLDRVIDYNFDAEPEKYRCMGVALGADIPPDAPSGEVRARTLDAVRALKRDVGVNETLAGLGIKPEDLPLLARNALADVCMLTNPKQPSTDDLIEIFRQSR; this is encoded by the coding sequence ATGCCCGGCGGGAATCATTCCGAATTGCGGAAGTTCGTGGCCCCGGAGTTCGTCTTCGGCGACGGCGCGGCCATGCTTGCGGGCCAATACGCCGCCAACCTGTCCGCCCAGAAGACGCTGGTGGTCAGCGGCCCGATTCTTGAGTCCATAGGCTGGACCGGCCGGATAGTGGATTCCCTGACCCGGGAAGGCGTGAACTGCGTCGTATTCACCGGCGTTTCCCCCAACCCCCGGCACGAAGAGGTCATGGAAGGCGCCGAGGTCTACCGGCGCGAGGGGTGCGACGCCATCGTGGCCGTGGGCGGCGGTTCGCCCATGGACTGCGCCAAGGCCATCGGCATCGTCTGCACCAATGACCGCCATGTGCTCGAATTCGAGGGCGTGGACAATGTGGACCGTCCGGGACCGCCGCTCATCTGCATCCCCACCACGGCCGGAACCGCCGCAGACGTTTCCCAGTTCTGCATCATCAGCGACCAAGACCGAAAGATCAAGATCGCCATAGTCTCCAAGACCATGGTGCCGGACGTGGCGCTCATCGACCCGAGGCTCACCGTGACCATGGACGGGCATCTTACCGCCCACACCGGCCTGGACGCCCTGACCCATGCGGCGGAAGCCTACGTCTCCAACGCGTCCTCGGCCGTCACCGACCTCAACGCCCTGGAATCCATGCGGCTCATCAGGACGCACCTGCGGGCGGCGGTGGAGCGCCCCGACGACATGCTCGCGCGCACGGGCATGATGCTCGCGTCCACCTATGCGGGGCTGGCCTTCTCCAACGCCATTCTCGGCGCGGTGCACGCCATGGCCCACAGCCTGGGCGGCCTGCTTGACCTGCCACACGGCCTGTGCAACGCCATTCTCCTGGACCGCGTGATCGACTATAATTTCGACGCCGAGCCTGAGAAATACCGCTGCATGGGCGTAGCGCTGGGCGCGGACATTCCCCCCGACGCCCCGTCCGGGGAGGTGCGGGCGCGTACCTTGGACGCGGTCCGGGCGCTTAAGCGGGATGTGGGCGTGAACGAGACCCTTGCCGGGCTGGGCATCAAGCCGGAGGACCTGCCCCTGCTGGCCCGCAACGCCTTGGCTGACGTGTGCATGTTGACCAACCCCAAACAACCCTCGACAGATGACCTCATCGAAATTTTCAGGCAGAGCCGCTGA
- a CDS encoding PAS domain S-box protein: MKRLIRPCRARGPLLLAFLALAVLLAPATGRAARSSNILLLNSYHQGFLWSDEVCDGLVDVLRPRETGITLHREYMDTKRVAFNDIYERQLLNVYAHKYRDAGLDLILATDNAAFDFLRRHHDKLFPGVPVVFGGVNFFQPDQIRDHPLFTGVAEILDMRQTIDCALRLHPGVKTVFVVNDFSCTGKAVRNAIEDQLFGLGPAVAVEFCDDEGLPGVLRQVERLPKDAVVLLAAFNKDCEGRYYGRDEVAQAVSARAKVPVYGIVDADLGHGIVGGMLANGRDQGQAMAQIALHVLSGRPPGEIPVLRGSSVSPKFDYDQLKRFGIKLAGLPEGSTVVNRPDSFYREHSSLFLVAVTFGALQFLIILALILNISRRRRAEKELRTAQRTLEERVKERTSELRASEEVMRTIFDFSYDAIIIHDGKGRILEVNQRMIEMFGLEGMDPAGVSLARDLSSKSTPLRFMAATLREVLEGKAHHLEWRARRYRDGREFDVEVHLSRITYRGETAILANIRDISARKESENAIRQNLVKFEAILENSLMGIAMTVGRKIVTINRRGAEIFGYTPEDIRDNTLNLLLGHYQTEDDFALAAKTALTERGEFNTEQAFRSKSGSTVWCRMYAKTVDPGDLSKGVIWAWDDVTENRKAQEDLLRTREDAEAANRAKSEFLAAMSHEIRTPMNAIVGMTEITLQTNLTDDQRDYLRTVKDSAQHLLSIINDILDLSKIEARKLELDHVDFDLPFHVRTTIKGLEVQARQKGLDMVLEIDEGVPGCVKGDPLSLRQVLVNLAGNAVKFTHRGAISIRVRPALGPGPDEERTVGVTFAVEDTGIGIPREFLESIFQSFSQTTRAFGGTGLGLAICKQLITLMGGAIKVDSTVGKGSTFSFTAWFEPGFSCPLPVEDTRRPEPPSRPVRVLVAEDNDVNVMVTTLKLEDLGYTYAVAKTGLEVLDLLKREPFDLILMDIEMPVLDGISTTKAIRSAVPGGPIPDPNIPIIGVTAHALKEFRDKSLDAGMDDYVAKPVDFHELSVIINRLIGAVPAPPPPASGADPAGTESLDALPPWTPDSAMEHLGVDAAIFVDFLVTARTELNLLLDELGQALGSGAAAKALELAGTARSVCTAIGANAAALAASSLVSACGGEGDAEAAFKLFRDEVGNLMKVMD; this comes from the coding sequence ATGAAGAGACTGATTCGCCCATGCCGGGCCCGTGGCCCCCTCCTGCTCGCCTTCCTGGCGCTGGCGGTCCTGCTCGCGCCCGCGACCGGACGCGCCGCCCGGTCGAGTAATATTCTCCTGCTCAATTCCTACCATCAGGGGTTCCTCTGGAGCGACGAGGTCTGCGACGGCCTCGTGGACGTCCTGCGCCCCCGTGAAACGGGCATCACCCTGCACAGGGAGTACATGGACACCAAGCGGGTGGCGTTCAATGACATCTACGAGCGCCAATTGCTGAACGTCTACGCCCACAAGTACAGGGATGCGGGACTTGATTTGATTCTGGCCACGGATAATGCGGCTTTTGATTTCCTGCGCCGCCATCATGACAAACTCTTTCCCGGCGTGCCGGTTGTTTTCGGCGGGGTGAATTTCTTTCAGCCCGATCAGATCCGTGACCATCCCCTGTTTACGGGCGTGGCCGAGATTCTGGATATGCGGCAGACCATCGACTGCGCCCTGCGCCTTCATCCGGGCGTCAAGACCGTGTTCGTGGTCAACGATTTTTCCTGCACGGGCAAGGCTGTGCGCAACGCCATCGAAGATCAGCTCTTCGGTCTCGGTCCGGCCGTGGCCGTGGAGTTCTGCGACGACGAGGGGCTGCCCGGGGTCCTCAGGCAGGTGGAAAGGCTGCCGAAGGATGCCGTGGTTCTGCTGGCCGCCTTCAACAAGGACTGCGAGGGGCGGTATTACGGCAGGGACGAGGTGGCCCAGGCCGTTTCGGCTCGCGCCAAGGTGCCTGTCTACGGCATCGTCGATGCGGACCTGGGACACGGCATTGTGGGCGGCATGTTGGCCAACGGCCGCGACCAGGGGCAGGCCATGGCCCAGATCGCCCTCCACGTGCTGTCCGGCCGCCCGCCCGGCGAGATTCCCGTCCTGCGGGGCAGCTCGGTCAGCCCGAAGTTCGATTACGACCAGCTCAAGCGGTTCGGCATCAAGCTGGCGGGGCTGCCGGAGGGAAGCACGGTCGTCAACCGGCCCGATTCCTTTTATCGCGAACATTCCTCCCTGTTCCTGGTCGCCGTCACCTTCGGCGCGTTGCAATTCCTGATAATTCTCGCCCTGATCCTGAATATCTCGCGCAGGCGACGCGCCGAAAAGGAGCTGCGCACGGCCCAGCGGACTCTGGAGGAGCGGGTCAAGGAGCGCACCAGCGAACTGCGGGCGTCCGAAGAGGTCATGCGGACCATTTTCGATTTTTCCTACGACGCCATCATCATCCACGACGGCAAGGGACGCATTCTCGAAGTCAACCAGCGGATGATCGAGATGTTCGGCCTGGAGGGCATGGACCCGGCGGGCGTGTCCCTGGCCCGGGACCTTTCCAGCAAGAGCACTCCCCTGCGGTTCATGGCCGCCACCCTGCGCGAGGTCCTCGAAGGCAAGGCGCACCACCTGGAATGGCGCGCGCGGCGCTATCGGGACGGCCGGGAGTTCGACGTGGAGGTTCACCTGTCCCGCATCACCTACCGGGGCGAGACGGCCATCCTGGCCAACATCCGCGACATTTCGGCCCGCAAGGAGTCCGAGAACGCCATCCGTCAGAACCTGGTCAAGTTCGAGGCCATCCTGGAAAACTCCCTCATGGGCATCGCCATGACCGTGGGCCGCAAGATCGTGACCATCAACCGGCGGGGCGCGGAAATCTTCGGCTATACGCCGGAAGACATCCGCGACAACACCCTGAACCTGCTGCTCGGCCATTACCAGACCGAGGACGATTTCGCCCTGGCGGCCAAGACCGCCCTGACGGAACGCGGGGAATTCAACACGGAGCAGGCGTTCCGGAGCAAGAGCGGTTCCACGGTGTGGTGCCGCATGTACGCCAAGACCGTGGACCCCGGCGACCTGTCCAAGGGCGTCATCTGGGCCTGGGACGACGTCACCGAGAACCGCAAGGCGCAGGAGGACCTGCTGCGCACCCGCGAGGACGCCGAGGCTGCCAACCGCGCCAAATCGGAGTTCCTGGCAGCCATGAGCCACGAGATACGCACCCCCATGAACGCCATCGTGGGCATGACGGAGATCACCCTCCAGACCAACCTGACCGACGATCAGCGCGACTATCTCAGGACGGTCAAGGACTCGGCCCAGCACCTCCTTTCCATCATCAACGACATCCTCGACCTGTCCAAGATCGAGGCGCGCAAGCTTGAGCTGGACCACGTGGACTTCGACCTGCCCTTCCACGTGCGCACGACCATCAAGGGGCTTGAGGTGCAGGCCCGGCAGAAGGGGCTGGACATGGTCCTCGAAATAGACGAGGGCGTGCCGGGCTGCGTCAAGGGCGATCCCCTGTCCCTGAGGCAGGTGCTCGTCAACCTGGCGGGTAACGCCGTGAAGTTCACCCATCGGGGGGCCATTTCCATCCGCGTCCGGCCCGCCCTCGGGCCCGGCCCGGACGAAGAACGGACCGTGGGCGTGACCTTCGCCGTGGAGGATACGGGCATCGGCATCCCCCGGGAGTTCCTTGAATCCATCTTCCAGAGCTTCTCCCAGACCACCCGCGCCTTCGGCGGCACGGGCCTGGGGCTGGCCATATGCAAGCAGCTCATCACCCTCATGGGCGGGGCCATTAAGGTGGATTCCACCGTGGGCAAGGGCAGCACTTTCTCCTTTACGGCCTGGTTCGAGCCGGGCTTCTCATGTCCTCTGCCCGTGGAGGATACCCGGCGGCCCGAGCCTCCGTCCCGCCCCGTGCGCGTGCTGGTGGCCGAGGACAACGACGTCAACGTCATGGTCACCACCCTCAAGCTGGAGGACCTGGGCTACACCTACGCCGTGGCCAAGACCGGCCTCGAAGTCCTGGACCTGCTCAAGCGCGAGCCCTTCGACCTTATTCTCATGGACATCGAAATGCCGGTTTTGGACGGCATCTCCACCACCAAGGCCATCCGCTCCGCGGTGCCGGGCGGACCGATCCCGGACCCGAATATCCCGATCATCGGGGTCACGGCCCACGCCTTGAAGGAATTTCGCGACAAGAGCCTTGATGCGGGCATGGACGACTATGTGGCGAAACCCGTGGACTTCCACGAGCTGTCCGTAATCATCAACCGGCTTATCGGGGCCGTTCCCGCCCCGCCGCCTCCCGCGTCCGGGGCCGACCCGGCCGGGACCGAATCCCTGGATGCGCTGCCGCCCTGGACGCCGGATTCCGCCATGGAGCACCTGGGCGTGGACGCGGCCATCTTCGTTGATTTCCTGGTGACGGCACGGACCGAGCTCAACCTCCTGCTCGACGAACTGGGCCAGGCTCTCGGCTCCGGCGCGGCGGCCAAGGCCCTCGAACTGGCCGGCACGGCCCGTTCCGTCTGCACGGCCATAGGCGCGAACGCGGCGGCTTTGGCCGCGTCCTCGCTGGTTTCCGCCTGCGGCGGCGAAGGCGATGCGGAGGCCGCTTTCAAGTTGTTCCGCGACGAAGTCGGGAACCTCATGAAAGTCATGGACTAA
- the hcp gene encoding hydroxylamine reductase — protein MFCYQCEQTAKGGCTKIGVCGKTDSTASLQDLLLHFTKGLSQVAMAAREQGIEDAEVNRFTVKAIFSTLTNVNFDDARFVKLINECAALRDRLKAKVPGVEFDGPAVLMPALDLPGLVAQGREFGVDNDPEPNPDIKSLKHTLTYGLKGVAAYADHAAILGKEDNELYAKIQALLAATLATDLTLEQAIEAGLECGRINIRAMELLDDANTSAYGHPVPTAVKLGPTAGKAILVSGHDLKDLETLLKQTENMGISIYTHGEMLPCHGYPELHKYPHLAGHYGTAWQNQKKEFAEFPGAILMTTNCIQDPKNYIDNIFTTGLVGWPGAVHVSNEDFTPVIERALAMPGFDADVDKGSVLTGFARNAVLSVADKVIEAVKAGDIRHFFLVGGCDGAKPGRNYYTEFVEQAPADTVILTLACGKFRFFDKQLGDIGGIPRLLDIGQCNDAYSAVQIALALAKAFDCGVNDLPLSLVLSWYEQKAVAILLSLLALGIRNIKLGPSLPSFITPNVLNYLVGNYNIAPITTPEADLAEILG, from the coding sequence ATGTTTTGTTATCAATGTGAACAGACGGCCAAGGGCGGCTGCACCAAGATCGGCGTGTGCGGCAAAACCGATTCCACAGCCTCTCTCCAGGACCTACTCCTCCACTTCACCAAGGGCCTTTCCCAGGTGGCCATGGCCGCCCGCGAACAGGGCATCGAGGACGCGGAGGTCAACCGCTTCACCGTGAAGGCGATCTTCTCCACCCTGACCAACGTGAATTTCGACGACGCCCGTTTCGTCAAGCTCATCAATGAATGCGCGGCCCTGCGCGACAGGCTCAAGGCCAAAGTCCCCGGCGTCGAATTCGACGGCCCGGCGGTCCTCATGCCCGCCCTCGACCTCCCTGGCCTCGTGGCCCAGGGACGTGAATTCGGCGTCGACAACGACCCCGAGCCCAACCCCGACATCAAGTCCCTCAAGCACACCCTGACCTACGGCCTCAAGGGCGTGGCGGCCTACGCCGACCATGCGGCCATCCTCGGCAAGGAGGACAACGAGCTCTACGCCAAGATTCAGGCCCTGCTGGCCGCCACCCTGGCCACCGACCTGACTCTGGAGCAGGCCATTGAAGCCGGGCTCGAATGCGGCCGCATCAACATCCGGGCCATGGAGCTTCTGGACGACGCCAACACCTCCGCCTACGGGCACCCGGTTCCCACCGCGGTCAAGCTTGGACCCACGGCGGGCAAGGCCATCCTCGTCTCCGGCCACGACCTCAAGGACCTGGAGACTCTGCTCAAGCAAACCGAGAACATGGGCATCAGCATTTACACCCACGGTGAAATGCTCCCCTGCCACGGCTACCCCGAACTGCACAAATACCCGCACCTGGCCGGTCATTACGGCACCGCATGGCAAAACCAGAAAAAGGAATTCGCCGAATTCCCCGGCGCCATCCTGATGACCACGAACTGCATCCAGGACCCCAAGAACTACATCGACAACATCTTCACCACCGGCCTGGTGGGCTGGCCCGGCGCGGTCCACGTCAGCAACGAGGACTTCACCCCGGTCATCGAACGGGCCCTGGCCATGCCGGGCTTTGACGCGGACGTCGACAAGGGGTCGGTCCTGACCGGCTTCGCCCGCAACGCGGTCCTGTCCGTGGCCGACAAGGTCATCGAGGCGGTCAAGGCGGGCGACATCCGCCACTTCTTCCTGGTCGGCGGCTGCGACGGCGCCAAGCCCGGCCGCAACTACTACACCGAATTCGTGGAGCAGGCCCCGGCCGACACCGTCATCCTGACGCTGGCCTGCGGCAAGTTCCGCTTCTTCGACAAGCAGCTCGGCGACATCGGCGGCATCCCGCGCCTGCTGGACATCGGCCAGTGCAACGACGCCTACTCCGCCGTGCAGATCGCCCTGGCTCTGGCCAAGGCCTTCGACTGCGGCGTCAACGACCTGCCCCTGTCCCTGGTGCTCTCCTGGTACGAACAGAAGGCCGTGGCCATCCTGCTCTCCCTGCTCGCCCTGGGCATCCGGAACATCAAGCTCGGCCCCTCCCTGCCGTCCTTCATAACCCCCAACGTTCTCAATTACCTGGTCGGCAACTACAACATCGCCCCCATCACCACTCCCGAAGCAGACCTGGCCGAAATCCTCGGCTAA
- a CDS encoding HD domain-containing phosphohydrolase → MADRRLEGRDDAVLAILKVTDEVNQLKDVDTILDKILQESRQFSGADAGSIYLVEDDRLIFSYVQNDTLFKAEAANAALYQNFAIPISEQSIVGYVAKTRQSLAVDDAYELAPTLPYSLNKSFDEKSGFRTTSMLAIPLIAQESRLVGVMQLINAKNESGAVVPFSEEARTYIPIFCNNASVAIERGIMNRELILRMMQMAELRDPSETGAHVQRVGAYCAEIYATWAARRGHGAKDIKRTRDNLRLAAMLHDVGKVGISDTILKKPAKLTDREYDVIKWHTIYGARLFRNQTSELDRMSMDIALYHHERWAGSGYPSIPRDQIWTDDLQMGCAPLNGEAIPLSARICAVADVYDALASPRSYKDPHTDDQCVETLERGAGTHFDPEVVEIFMEIFDVIKAIRNKWADSPGR, encoded by the coding sequence ATGGCCGACAGGCGACTCGAAGGCCGCGACGACGCCGTACTGGCGATTCTCAAGGTCACGGATGAAGTCAACCAACTCAAGGACGTTGACACCATTCTGGACAAGATTCTCCAGGAATCCAGACAATTTTCCGGAGCGGATGCCGGATCCATCTATCTTGTTGAGGATGACCGGCTCATCTTCAGCTACGTCCAGAACGACACGCTCTTCAAGGCCGAAGCGGCCAACGCCGCGCTGTACCAGAACTTCGCCATACCCATCAGCGAACAGTCCATCGTGGGCTACGTGGCCAAGACACGGCAAAGCCTGGCCGTGGACGACGCCTACGAACTGGCCCCGACCCTGCCCTATTCCCTGAACAAATCCTTCGACGAGAAGTCCGGCTTCCGAACCACCAGCATGTTGGCCATCCCCCTGATCGCCCAGGAAAGCAGGCTTGTCGGGGTCATGCAGCTCATCAACGCCAAGAACGAATCCGGCGCGGTGGTCCCCTTCTCGGAGGAGGCCCGGACCTATATTCCCATCTTCTGCAACAACGCCTCCGTGGCCATCGAACGCGGCATCATGAACCGCGAACTGATTCTGCGCATGATGCAGATGGCCGAGCTGCGCGACCCCTCCGAGACCGGGGCGCACGTCCAGCGCGTGGGGGCGTACTGCGCCGAGATATACGCCACCTGGGCCGCCCGCCGGGGGCACGGAGCCAAGGATATCAAGCGCACCCGCGACAATCTCCGGCTGGCCGCCATGCTCCACGACGTGGGCAAGGTCGGCATTTCCGACACCATCCTCAAGAAACCCGCCAAGCTCACCGACCGCGAGTACGACGTCATAAAATGGCACACCATCTACGGGGCGCGGCTCTTCAGGAACCAGACCTCCGAGCTTGACCGCATGTCCATGGACATCGCCCTGTACCACCACGAGCGATGGGCGGGCAGCGGCTATCCCTCCATTCCCCGGGACCAGATCTGGACCGACGACCTTCAAATGGGATGCGCGCCCCTGAACGGCGAGGCCATCCCCCTGTCCGCGCGCATCTGCGCCGTGGCCGACGTGTATGACGCGCTGGCCTCGCCCCGGTCCTACAAGGACCCGCACACGGACGACCAGTGCGTGGAAACGTTGGAAAGGGGAGCCGGGACCCACTTCGATCCCGAGGTGGTGGAAATCTTCATGGAAATTTTCGACGTCATCAAGGCCATCCGCAACAAGTGGGCGGACTCTCCGGGAAGGTAG